Part of the Pseudomonas sp. P8_241 genome is shown below.
TCGACGTCGTCGTCCAGATAGGCCTTCAGGAATGCCAGCGATTCGTCGAAGCTGAAGCCCAGGTCGGTGCTGCTGATTTCGCACAGCTCGGCCATGGCCCGCAGCCTGCCCAGTTTCAACTCGGGAAACACCCGCGACGCAAGCACCACATGCAGTTGCGTCGGCGCACTGTCGACCATGGTCTGCATGAGCATTGAAATGGCGGGGTCCGTGGCGAACTGAAAATCATCGATCATCAGGTACAGCGCCGTATCGACCCGCGCCAGCGTGTTGATCATCACCGACGCGAGGGCCAGCGAGCCGTTCTGTGCATCCCCCTTGACCAGCAACAGCAGGTCGTCATCCAGCGGCAGGCCGGCCTGTTGCAGCGCGCCGATCAGGTTGGCGCAGAACGACTCCAGCGTTGCGTCCTCCTGGGACAGTGACAACCACACCACGCCACTGCCTTCCTTGAGCAGGCTCTGACGCCACTGCGCAAGCAGCGTGGTCTTGCCGAAACCGGCGCTGCCGTTGATCAGCGTGAGACGGCAGTTGCGCGCGGCCAGCAAGCGCGACAACAGCGGCGCACGCAATACCGCATGGCTGCTGATGCGCGGCGGTGAAAAACGGGTGGTGATCAAGGGGCGGGTGGCAGGCATGGGAATCCGGACGACAGCAGTTCTTGTTATGGACGGGGGGGGTGGGGCGGTTCCCCCAAGTGGAGTGGGTACGCCATCACACCGTACGTCTAGTGTGCTGAATCAGTGCCGGCTGACGAGCAGACGCGCAGCAGATCGACGCCGTGATGCTACCCGCGTGCTGCCTGTATTTCCAGTCGCCCTCAGCGACCTAAATGGACTGGCCAGATTCGCCTGTCCCCTCATGACAAGAGCAGAGTACCGACAATGCCCGGACCTTTGGCAGGTGTGAAAGTAGTTGAAATGAATGCGATCGGCCCTGCGCCGTTCGCCGCCATGATGCTGGCGGACATGGGCGCGCAGGTTATTCGTGTCGACCGTCAGGTGGCCGGTTTTCTCAATGCCGATGGCAGCCTGCTTGGACGCGGACGGCGCAGTATTGCTATCGACCCGCGTAAACCCGGCGCCGATGAAGTGCTGCTCAAACTGATCGACGGCGCCGATGTGCTGATCGAGGGCTTCCGTCCCGGCGTCATGGAACGCCTGGGCCTGGGACCGGAAGTCTGCCTTGAGCGCAATCCCAAATTGATCTATGGACGCATGACCGGTTGGGGCCAGAGCGGGCCGCTGGCTCCTGCGGCTGGGCATGACCTGAATTACATCGCACTGTCCGGCGTACTCAACGCCATGGGTCATGCCGACCGTCCGCCGACCCCGCCACTGCATCTGGTGGGTGACATGGGCGGCGGCGCGATGTTTCTGCTGACCGGCATACTCGCTGCGCTGTTCGAGGCGCAAAAGTCCGGCCTCGGACAAGTGGTTGACGCCGCCATCTGCGACGGCACCACGCTGCTGGGCAGCATGTACTACGACCTGCGTCATCAGGGCCAATGGGGCGACCAGCGCCAGAGCAACATGCTCGATGGCGGCGCGCCTTTCTACGGTTGCTACAGCTGCGCCGACGGCAAATTCGTGTCGATTGGCGCCATCGAGCCGCAGTTCTATCAGCTCCTGCTCGAGCTGTGCGAAATCGACGATCCGGACTTCAAGCAACAGTGGCAGCAGCAAGCGTGGCCGCTTCTGCGAGAGAAGCTTGAGGCCCTGTTCCTGACCCGTACCCGCGATACCTGGACCCAGCTGCTCGAAGGCACCGATGCCTGCTTCGCCCCGGTGCTGGACTTCAGTGAAGCACCCACCCACCCGCACAATCAGGGGCGCGGCCTGTTCATGGAGACCGCCGGCGTGCTGCATCCGGCCCCGGCGCCACGCCTGAGTCGTACACCGGCGCAGGCGGGTGGTCTGGTGAGAAACGGCGAAAATACCCTGGAAATCCTTGAGCAACTGGGGCTTAGCGTTGCGCAGATCGATGAGCTGCGCAGCGTTGGCGCGATTGTTTGAGTACGCACTGAACCACCAGCGCTGACGCATCCCACCCCACCCGAGCTCCCCCCGTCCGAGCGGGTACAGCCCGGAGCGGCTGCGCAAGGATAAGAGGGTGGTTTGCTCGGGACCGCCGATCAACAAAAACAACAAAGAAATTCCAAGGAGTATGTATGTCGCACAAACCTTACGTCGCCGGTGTCGGCATGATCCCATTCCTCAAGCCGGGAGCCAGCGGTTCCTACATTGAAATGGGCGCCGAAGCCACGCGCCGGGCGCTCAAGGATGCGGGCCTGGACTATCGCCTGGTGCAGCAGGCCTATGTCGGCTACGTCTACGGAGACTCCACTGCGGGCCAGTCGGCACTGTATGAGGTCGGCCTGAGCGGTGTTCCGGTGGTCAACGTCAACAACAACTGCTCCACCGGCTCCAGCGCCTTGTTCCTGGCGCGTCAGGCCGTGGAAAGCGGGGCGGTCGAATGCGCGTTGGCCCTGGGCTTTGAACAGATGCAGCCCGGTGCCCTGAAAAACCAGTGGGAAGACCGCCCGATGGCGATGGGCAAATGCTCCGAAGTGGCGAACCTGCTGACCGCGGATGCCGAAGGTGTGCCCATGGCGCTGCGTATGTTTGGCGGCGCCGGCCGTGAGCACATGCACAAGTACGGAACGCAGATGAGCACCTTTGCCGCGATCCGCGCCAAGGCCAGCCGCCACGCTGCCAACAACCCATTGGCGCTGTTCCGCAAGATCGTCACCACTGAAGACGTGATGAACGACCAAGTGGTTTGGCCGGGCGTGATGACCCGCCTGATGGCCTGCCCACCGACTTGCGGCGCTGCGGCGGCGATCATTTGCAGCGAAGCCTTCGCCAAAAAGCACGGCCTGCGCACCGACGTGGTGATCCTCGCCCAGTCGATGACCACCGACGCGCCGATTGCCTACGAGCCGCCATCGATGATCCAGATGGTCGGTTTCGACATGGCCCAGCGCGCGGCCGGTGAAGTGTATGAGAAGGCCGGCGTCGGCCCGCAGGACATCCGTGTCGCCGAAATGCACGACTGCTTCGCGCACAACGAATTGCTGACCTACGAATCCCTCGGCCTGTGTCCGGTGGGCGGCGCTGAGCGCTTCGTGCTCGATGGTGACAACACCTATGGCGGGCAGGTGGTCACCAACCCGTCGGGAGGTTTGCTCTCCAAGGGCCACCCACTGGGCGCCACCGGCCTGGCCCAGTGCTACGAGCTGACCCATCAGCTGCGCGGCAGCGCCGAGGCGCGTCAGGTTGAAGGCGTAAACCTGGCCCTGCAACACAACCTCGGCCTGGGCGGTGCTTGTGTCGTGACCCTTTACGGTCGCGCCTGAGTCCTGGCCGTAATGCTGATCCCTGTAGGAGCGAGCTCGCTCGCGATGGACTTGAAAGCGCCGCGTTCATTCAGAACGCCAGTGTCATCGTTGACAACCATCGCGAGCAGGCTCGCTCCTACAGGGGTTTGAGCAGCATTGCGGGATTTAAACAACCGCAGAGGAGACAAGTGAAATGGCAGACAAGAGTCTGATCGGGCGCTCCATGGGCGTCACCCAGGTAGAAGTGGAAAAGGGTCGCTTGCGGTTTTTCGCCAAGGCCATCGGTGAAACCGACCCGATCTACACCGACGAAGTTGCCGCCAAGGCCGCCGGCTATCCGTCGCTACCGGTGCCTGCGACGTTCCTTTTTTGCCTGCAGGGCGAGGGCCGGGACCTGGTTGAGCAGTTGAACGTCTACGGCTTCGATCTGGGTCGCATCCTGCACGCCGAGCAATCGTTCGTTTACCACAAGC
Proteins encoded:
- a CDS encoding lipid-transfer protein, giving the protein MSHKPYVAGVGMIPFLKPGASGSYIEMGAEATRRALKDAGLDYRLVQQAYVGYVYGDSTAGQSALYEVGLSGVPVVNVNNNCSTGSSALFLARQAVESGAVECALALGFEQMQPGALKNQWEDRPMAMGKCSEVANLLTADAEGVPMALRMFGGAGREHMHKYGTQMSTFAAIRAKASRHAANNPLALFRKIVTTEDVMNDQVVWPGVMTRLMACPPTCGAAAAIICSEAFAKKHGLRTDVVILAQSMTTDAPIAYEPPSMIQMVGFDMAQRAAGEVYEKAGVGPQDIRVAEMHDCFAHNELLTYESLGLCPVGGAERFVLDGDNTYGGQVVTNPSGGLLSKGHPLGATGLAQCYELTHQLRGSAEARQVEGVNLALQHNLGLGGACVVTLYGRA
- a CDS encoding MaoC family dehydratase N-terminal domain-containing protein; the encoded protein is MADKSLIGRSMGVTQVEVEKGRLRFFAKAIGETDPIYTDEVAAKAAGYPSLPVPATFLFCLQGEGRDLVEQLNVYGFDLGRILHAEQSFVYHKPAVAGDVLTFDSRVADVYEKKGGALQFVVNETRVTNQHGEHVADIRGTLVQR
- a CDS encoding CaiB/BaiF CoA-transferase family protein; protein product: MPGPLAGVKVVEMNAIGPAPFAAMMLADMGAQVIRVDRQVAGFLNADGSLLGRGRRSIAIDPRKPGADEVLLKLIDGADVLIEGFRPGVMERLGLGPEVCLERNPKLIYGRMTGWGQSGPLAPAAGHDLNYIALSGVLNAMGHADRPPTPPLHLVGDMGGGAMFLLTGILAALFEAQKSGLGQVVDAAICDGTTLLGSMYYDLRHQGQWGDQRQSNMLDGGAPFYGCYSCADGKFVSIGAIEPQFYQLLLELCEIDDPDFKQQWQQQAWPLLREKLEALFLTRTRDTWTQLLEGTDACFAPVLDFSEAPTHPHNQGRGLFMETAGVLHPAPAPRLSRTPAQAGGLVRNGENTLEILEQLGLSVAQIDELRSVGAIV